A stretch of the Notamacropus eugenii isolate mMacEug1 chromosome 2, mMacEug1.pri_v2, whole genome shotgun sequence genome encodes the following:
- the CD5 gene encoding T-cell surface glycoprotein CD5 has protein sequence MGLCWSPATLLCLLGTLVSSGHGGPQHLPSGSPRDVSSSPCQIKLEVKVNNTKSALCLENRRRQDLTGLSSMLGLRTEKTGSISEHFGTDKKLSCSFHNALVSNKNANNSSPELLVVCQEAATKAPPPTPRPTVTSPKPTGPPRFLMVEGKERLRCAGVVEFYRGTIGGSICYDKKTWTKPLGDRICQVLNCGTFLEHLDAKAEKTDSGNPEGLKPLPILWEVKDPQAASVDKVFTKRKSCLVNQTISIICSDFQPKVKSRLKGGSSPCKGIVEVYVEGQWKALCGKKNWEEVCHEQHCGSLISEEEASQKSPSATSSMFFCSDRNLSRCYKFGVGDPACKTTMIECQDPNPAGPGAGTVMSIILTFILVAILLVTCGPVAYKKLEKKFRQKKQRQWIGPTGVNQNVSFHRNHTVTIRSQVENPGASNVENEYSQPPRHSRLSAYPALEGALTRASNPPDNSSDSDYDLHGAQRL, from the exons TCTCTTCTGGTCATGGAGGACCCCAGCATCTCCCCTCAG GGTCCCCCAGAGATGTCTCCAGCTCCCCATGTCAGATAAAGTTGGAGGTCAAGGTCAATAATACAAAGAGTGCTTTGTGTCTGGAGAACCGGCGTAGACAGGATCTGACGGGGCTGTCCAGCATGTTGGGCTTGAGGACTGAGAAGACTGGATCCATCTCTGAACACTTCGGAACAGACAAAAAACTGTCCTGCTCTTTCCACAATGCTTTGGTTTCCAACAAGAATGCAAACAACTCCTCTCCAGAGCTGCTTGTGGTCTGCCAAG AAGCAGCTACCAAAGCACCTCCGCCCACCCCTCGGCCCACTGTGACCTCGCCCAAACCCACTG GCCCTCCAAGGTTCCTGatggtggaggggaaggagagactcCGCTGTGCAGGTGTGGTTGAGTTCTACAGGGGCACTATAGGGGGGAGCATATGTTACGACAAGAAAACTTGGACCAAACCTCTGGGTGACCGGATCTGCCAGGTCCTGAACTGTGGCACCTTCCTGGAGCATCTGGATGCAAAAGCAGAGAAGACAGACTCAGGGAATCCCGAGGGACTCAAACCCTTGCCAATCCTCTGGGAGGTCAAGGATCCTCAGGCAGCCTCTGTAGACAAGGTCTTCACGAAGAGGAAGAGCTGTTTGGTAAACCAAACCATTTCCATCATCTGCTCTG atttccagccaaaggtgaAAAGCAGACTGAAGGGTGGAAGCAGTCCCTGCAAGGGCATTGTGGAGGTGTACGTTGAGGGTCAATGGAAAGCCTTgtgtggaaaaaaaaactgggaagaggtgTGCCATGAGCAGCATTGTGGGAGCCTAATCTCTGAAGAGGAAGCATCTCAAAAATCACCCTCGGCCACATCCAGCATGTTCTTCTGCTCAGATAGGAACCTCTCCCGTTGCTACAAATTTGGTGTAGGAGACCCAGCCTGTAAAACCACAATGATTGAGT GCCAGGACCCAAACCCAGCTGGCCCTGGGGCAGGAACCGTCATGAGCATCATTCTGACCTTCATCCTGGTGGCAATCCTTCTAGTGACATGTGGGCCTGTGGCCTACaagaaactagaaaagaaat TCCGTCAGAAGAAGCAGCGTCAGTGGATTGGTCCAACAGGAGTGAACCAGAATG TGTCTTTCCACCGAAACCACACTGTGACCATCCGGTCCCAAGTCGAGAACCCTGGAGCCTCAAACGTGGAGAATGAATACAGCCAGCCTCCCAGGCATTCCCGCCTCTCAGCTTATCCAG cCCTGGAAGGAGCACTGACCCGGGCTTCCAACCCACCAGATAACTCATCTGACAGTGACTATGACCTGCATGGGGCCCAGAGGCTGTGA
- the VPS37C gene encoding vacuolar protein sorting-associated protein 37C isoform X3 has translation MDEGGLTEHVPHREYWGAQREKPEKFSSVLQPGTLLDLLQVEGMKIEEESEAMAEKFLEGEVPLDTFLESFASMRMLSHLRRVRVEKLQELVRKPRAPKEPTRPPLPPQPVIETTTAVADAPPAVPAPAAPPSAGPAYPLPYSPSPNLAIGPTAQGPLQPAPFPVTSQPSLPYGVPSGPGYPPAKPGGAATGRPWSPHSSSGPGYPLSQAGSSSSGPVYPMARGPAPNPGYPQQSYFPAGGRPPYPTQAPPYPTQAQMPNFPRQPRPSGPHQPPYPTGPALPYGFSTPQGPVWPGY, from the exons ATGGATGAAGGAGGACTGACTGAGCACGTGCCACATAGAGAGTACTGGGGAGCCCAAAGAGAAAAGCCAG AGAAGTTCTCCTCAGTGTTGCAGCCAGGAACCTTGCTGGACCTTCTGCAGGTTGAAGGCATGAAAATCGAAGAGGAGTCAGAG GCCATGGCTGAGAAGTTCCTGGAGGGGGAGGTGCCCTTGGATACATTTCTTGAGAGCTTTGCCTCCATGAGGATGTTGTCCCATTTGCGCCGAGTTCGAGTAGAAAAGCTGCAGGAGCTGGTGCGGAAGCCCAGGGCTCCCAAAGAGCCGACCAGGCCCCCTCTCCCACCTCAGCCTGTTATCGAGACAACAACTGCTGTGGCCGATGCTCCACCTGCTGTCCCTGCTCCTGCTGCCCCACCCTCAGCAGGCCCTGCCTACCCACTCCCCTACAGCCCTTCTCCTAACTTAGCCATAGGCCCCACAGCCCAAGGCCCTCTCCAGCCAGCCCCTTTCCCTGTCACCTCACAACCCTCTTTGCCTTACGGTGTGCCTTCGGGCCCTGGCTATCCACCAGCCAAGCCTGGAGGGGCTGCCACAGGGCGCCCCTGGTCTCCCCACTCATCTTCTGGACCAGGATATCCTCTGTCTCAAGCTGGGAGCTCATCTTCTGGACCAGTGTATCCCATGGCCCGAGGCCCAGCTCCCAATCCAGGCTACCCTCAGCAGTCTTATTTTCCGGCAGGAGGAAGACCACCCTACCCAACTCAGGCACCTCCCTACCCAACCCAGGCCCAGATGCCTAATTTCCCAAGGCAGCCCAGACCCTCAGGCCCTCACCAACCCCCATACCCAACAGGCCCCGCTCTTCCCTATGGGTTTTCCACTCCCCAGGGACCTGTATGGCCTGGGTATTAG